The following proteins are co-located in the Candidatus Acidulodesulfobacterium acidiphilum genome:
- a CDS encoding 1-deoxy-D-xylulose-5-phosphate reductoisomerase, producing the protein MRNIFLAGSTGSIGRNAVNVAVSYPDFLAVKGIAAGHFTQELKEQIEKLKPLYCVLSSKTEYDKAKDNLKNIKGVKTKLIFGEEGLHEAVSDGIFDVVLNAISGSAGLLLSYRSLEAGKDLALANKESMVMAGDILNKTAKKHKAKIIPVDSEHSALFQCLKSGVKQDVKKLILTASGGPFYDKDKNYFNNITVDMALNHPKWKMGKKITVDSSTLANKGLEVIEASFLFGFKEDKIDVVIHPQAVVHSMVEFMDGTLIAQMGDADMKGPIGYALSYPHRFHNLMKPIDLTEIAKLEFFAPDDEKFPFLNIARYSLREGKSMPAVFCEANEIFVNSFLNRKISFNKIAQNVESVMQKHKPFDLKTIEDVIEAKKQAESLSKKLISDT; encoded by the coding sequence ATGCGAAATATATTTCTTGCCGGTTCTACCGGCTCTATAGGCAGAAATGCCGTAAACGTAGCCGTCTCATATCCTGACTTCCTTGCCGTAAAAGGTATTGCTGCCGGGCATTTTACTCAGGAGCTAAAAGAACAGATTGAAAAACTCAAACCATTATACTGCGTTCTTTCTTCAAAAACTGAATACGATAAAGCTAAAGACAATTTAAAAAACATAAAAGGCGTTAAGACGAAATTAATTTTCGGCGAGGAAGGACTGCATGAAGCGGTTTCCGACGGTATATTCGACGTGGTATTGAACGCCATAAGCGGTTCCGCAGGACTTTTACTTTCTTACCGTAGCCTTGAGGCCGGCAAAGACCTTGCGCTTGCCAACAAAGAATCCATGGTTATGGCAGGCGATATTCTAAACAAAACGGCAAAAAAGCATAAAGCTAAAATAATTCCCGTAGATTCCGAGCATTCGGCTCTGTTTCAGTGCCTTAAAAGCGGAGTTAAGCAGGACGTTAAAAAATTAATCTTGACTGCATCCGGTGGGCCTTTTTACGACAAGGATAAAAACTATTTTAATAATATAACCGTCGATATGGCATTAAACCATCCTAAATGGAAGATGGGAAAGAAAATTACCGTAGATTCTTCAACGCTTGCCAATAAAGGGCTCGAAGTAATAGAAGCCTCTTTTTTATTTGGGTTTAAAGAAGACAAAATAGACGTCGTCATACATCCGCAGGCAGTAGTTCATTCGATGGTAGAATTTATGGACGGTACGTTAATAGCCCAGATGGGAGATGCCGATATGAAAGGTCCGATAGGTTATGCGCTGTCTTATCCGCACCGCTTCCATAATCTCATGAAACCGATAGATTTGACCGAAATTGCAAAACTGGAGTTTTTTGCGCCTGACGACGAGAAATTTCCGTTTTTAAATATTGCAAGATATTCTTTAAGGGAAGGCAAAAGCATGCCGGCGGTTTTTTGCGAAGCCAACGAGATTTTCGTTAATTCTTTCTTAAACAGAAAAATATCTTTTAATAAAATTGCCCAAAACGTGGAATCTGTAATGCAGAAGCACAAACCGTTCGATTTAAAAACTATAGAGGACGTAATAGAAGCGAAAAAGCAGGCAGAATCTCTTTCAAAAAAGCTAATTTCTGATACTTAG
- a CDS encoding gamma carbonic anhydrase family protein, whose translation MIIESYLGKYPKIDETAYISQNVVIVGDVEIGKECSVWYGAVIRGDVHYIKIGENTNVQDNSVLHVQHDTGPLIIGRGVTIGHNVNLHGCEIGDNCLIGIGAIVLTGAKIGKNCIIAAGALIKENAVIPEGSLVAGLPGVIKKNLSEKEIDSIRESANNYVKYVKNYRGE comes from the coding sequence ATGATAATAGAATCTTATCTCGGTAAATATCCTAAGATAGACGAAACGGCGTATATATCGCAAAACGTAGTAATCGTCGGCGACGTCGAAATTGGAAAGGAATGCAGCGTTTGGTACGGCGCCGTTATCAGGGGCGACGTGCACTACATTAAAATAGGCGAAAATACAAACGTTCAGGACAACAGCGTTCTTCACGTACAGCACGATACCGGTCCTTTGATAATTGGCAGGGGCGTTACCATAGGGCATAACGTCAATCTTCACGGGTGCGAGATAGGCGATAACTGTCTTATAGGAATAGGCGCCATAGTTTTAACCGGAGCTAAAATCGGCAAAAACTGCATAATTGCCGCAGGGGCTTTAATTAAAGAAAATGCGGTTATACCCGAAGGTTCTTTGGTAGCCGGACTGCCCGGCGTAATCAAAAAAAATCTGAGCGAAAAAGAGATAGACTCAATAAGGGAATCTGCGAATAATTACGTTAAATACGTTAAAAATTACAGGGGAGAATAG
- a CDS encoding Ppx/GppA family phosphatase, which translates to MVSNSASDTKFKASIDIGTNTIRCLITGQENNFLSPDYVDMKIIRLGENFKKEGVITQNSINRLKKALKVYIEEIRNFGIKPENVVITGTSVLRDAPNAEEVKNIIFREFGFNLEIISGEKEALITLKGISKCFNGINEFYSIDIGGGSTEYVCVKNGAPLWKYSLNMGVVHLTEEVVKTDPVSEENLKELESRIEQKLNPLKAEIIESGFVFKPMTLFGTAGTATTLAMVDLNMKSYQRLKVHGYFVSREKTAGIYRKFASAKISDRLKIDGVETGREDLVLAGAAIMLKSIDFFEVSGFTVSECGLLEGLIS; encoded by the coding sequence TTGGTTTCAAACTCGGCCTCAGATACTAAATTCAAAGCATCTATAGATATCGGGACAAATACTATAAGGTGCCTTATAACCGGTCAAGAAAATAATTTTTTAAGTCCCGATTACGTGGATATGAAAATTATCAGGCTGGGCGAAAATTTCAAAAAAGAAGGAGTAATAACCCAAAATTCAATAAACAGGCTCAAAAAAGCTTTGAAAGTTTATATAGAAGAAATTAGAAATTTCGGCATAAAGCCGGAGAATGTAGTTATAACCGGCACAAGCGTGTTGAGGGACGCTCCTAACGCTGAAGAAGTAAAAAATATAATTTTTAGGGAATTCGGTTTCAATCTTGAAATTATAAGCGGAGAAAAAGAGGCTTTAATAACTTTAAAAGGAATTTCTAAATGTTTTAACGGTATTAACGAATTTTATTCAATAGACATAGGAGGCGGTTCTACGGAATACGTCTGCGTTAAAAACGGAGCGCCTTTATGGAAATACAGCCTGAATATGGGCGTAGTACATCTTACGGAAGAAGTTGTTAAAACCGACCCGGTGTCCGAAGAAAATTTAAAGGAATTGGAAAGCCGCATAGAACAAAAATTAAACCCGTTAAAAGCCGAAATAATTGAAAGCGGTTTTGTTTTCAAGCCTATGACTCTTTTCGGGACTGCCGGAACAGCGACTACTCTTGCGATGGTAGATTTAAATATGAAGAGCTACCAAAGGCTTAAAGTACACGGATATTTCGTGAGCAGGGAAAAAACCGCCGGAATTTACAGAAAATTTGCTTCCGCAAAAATATCCGACAGGTTGAAAATTGACGGCGTAGAAACAGGAAGGGAAGACCTTGTTCTCGCCGGAGCGGCTATAATGTTAAAGAGCATAGATTTTTTTGAGGTTTCCGGTTTTACCGTTTCGGAATGCGGACTGTTGGAAGGACTTATAAGTTAA
- the guaB gene encoding IMP dehydrogenase: MKEIITESLSFDDVLIVPDYSEILPKDVDLKTKFSRNIDLNIPLVSAAMDTVTEAETAISLAREGGIGVIHKNLTVQQQKAEVERVKKSESGMITNPVKVNPDDKISYALDIMKKFMISGVPVVKGDKLVGILTNRDLRFSVNLDEKVADVMTKEHLVTVPVGTTLEEAKKTLHEKKIEKLLVIDDDYNLKGLITIKDIEKIKKYPNSCKDSLGRLRVAAAIGIAKDTEERVEALAEAEADAVVIDTAHGYSKGVIDMVKYLKKRYKMDIIAGNIATKEAAKALADAGVDAVKVGIGPGSICTTRVVAGVGVPQLSAIIECSEIYDKNGIPVIADGGIKFSGDISKAIAGGANSVMIGNLFAGTEESPGETIIYQGRSYKVYRGMGSLGAMVSGSKDRYFQTHIKDESKFVPEGIEGRVPYKGSLSDSVNQLTGGLRAGMGYCGARSIQELRTKTRFIKITSSGLKESHVHDVIITREAPNYRLD, encoded by the coding sequence ATGAAAGAGATTATTACGGAATCGCTGAGTTTCGACGATGTTTTGATAGTACCCGATTATTCGGAAATACTTCCGAAGGACGTAGATTTAAAGACTAAATTTTCAAGAAATATAGACCTTAATATTCCTTTGGTGAGCGCCGCCATGGATACCGTCACCGAAGCAGAAACGGCAATTTCGCTTGCGCGTGAAGGCGGTATCGGCGTAATACATAAAAATCTGACCGTTCAGCAGCAGAAAGCCGAAGTCGAAAGGGTTAAGAAATCCGAAAGCGGTATGATAACTAACCCTGTGAAAGTTAATCCCGACGATAAAATATCTTATGCTTTGGATATTATGAAAAAATTTATGATTTCTGGCGTGCCGGTAGTAAAAGGCGATAAATTAGTAGGAATACTTACGAACAGGGATTTGCGGTTTTCGGTCAACCTTGACGAAAAAGTCGCAGACGTAATGACGAAAGAGCATCTCGTTACGGTGCCGGTCGGAACTACGCTTGAAGAAGCCAAAAAAACGCTGCACGAAAAAAAAATAGAAAAACTTTTGGTCATTGATGACGATTATAATTTAAAAGGACTTATAACTATAAAAGACATAGAAAAAATTAAAAAATATCCTAATTCTTGCAAAGATTCTCTGGGAAGGTTAAGGGTAGCGGCCGCCATAGGCATTGCCAAGGATACGGAAGAAAGAGTAGAGGCGCTCGCCGAAGCCGAAGCAGATGCGGTAGTAATCGATACTGCGCACGGATATTCAAAAGGCGTCATAGATATGGTAAAATATCTGAAAAAACGTTATAAAATGGATATAATAGCCGGCAATATAGCCACTAAAGAAGCCGCAAAAGCTTTAGCGGATGCCGGAGTGGACGCAGTAAAAGTCGGCATAGGACCGGGCTCCATATGCACTACCAGAGTCGTTGCGGGCGTCGGCGTTCCCCAGCTATCCGCCATAATCGAATGTTCGGAAATTTACGATAAAAACGGCATTCCCGTCATTGCGGACGGAGGAATAAAATTTTCCGGCGATATTTCTAAAGCTATAGCCGGCGGGGCAAACAGCGTTATGATTGGCAACCTCTTTGCCGGTACCGAAGAAAGCCCCGGCGAAACCATAATTTATCAGGGGCGAAGCTATAAAGTATACAGAGGCATGGGTTCGCTCGGCGCAATGGTAAGCGGTTCCAAAGACAGATATTTTCAAACGCATATAAAGGACGAATCTAAATTCGTTCCCGAAGGCATAGAAGGAAGAGTTCCTTATAAAGGCAGCCTTTCCGATTCAGTAAATCAGCTTACGGGAGGCTTAAGGGCGGGAATGGGATATTGCGGAGCCCGTTCTATACAGGAACTTAGAACAAAGACCAGATTTATTAAGATAACTTCTTCGGGACTAAAAGAGAGCCATGTTCACGACGTCATTATAACAAGGGAGGCGCCTAACTACAGGTTAGATTAA
- the guaA gene encoding glutamine-hydrolyzing GMP synthase, with protein MGINSKILIIDFGSQYTQLIARKIRESKVYCEIYPYNSPLSKIKQYNANAIILSGGPSSVYDKNAPIISKDLFKLNVPFLGICYGMQIMAHLLGGEVKPAKNREYGHSKLEILRKSSLLKGCGKSSLVWMSHGDVIVKIPTGFKITAQTETCDTAAFEYPEKKFYGLQFHPEVVHTECGTDILNNFLFKISGVKGDWELEDFISDKVGEIRKKTGGAKAICALSGGVDSTVAAVITNRAIGGNLKCIFVDNGLLRESEAKSVMKYYKENLSLNVKSVNASALFLKELKGVTDPERKRKIIGRLFIKIFEKEAKKIKGVNFLVQGTLYPDVIESVKVFGASSVIKSHHNVGGLPKKLNLKLIEPLRELFKDEVRVIGKKLGIPEEIINRQPFPGPGLAIRIIGAVDKKNLDILRKADAIVTQEIKAAGLYDKIWQSFPVLVPVKTVGVMGDKRSYESVVALRAVTSVDGMTADFAKLDYDILRTCSSRIISEIKGVNRVVYDITSKPPSTIEWE; from the coding sequence ATGGGAATAAATTCTAAAATACTTATTATAGATTTCGGTTCGCAATATACCCAGCTTATTGCAAGGAAAATCAGGGAAAGCAAGGTTTATTGCGAGATATATCCCTATAATTCTCCGTTAAGCAAAATTAAACAATACAATGCAAATGCAATTATACTTTCAGGCGGGCCGTCTTCGGTTTACGATAAAAATGCTCCCATAATTTCTAAGGATTTATTTAAATTAAACGTTCCTTTCTTAGGCATATGTTACGGCATGCAGATTATGGCGCATCTACTAGGCGGAGAGGTCAAACCGGCTAAAAACAGGGAATACGGCCATTCTAAACTTGAAATACTTCGTAAGAGCAGCCTTTTAAAAGGGTGCGGCAAATCCAGTTTGGTATGGATGAGCCACGGCGACGTCATAGTGAAAATTCCGACAGGTTTTAAAATAACGGCGCAGACGGAAACCTGCGATACCGCGGCATTTGAATATCCGGAAAAAAAATTTTACGGACTGCAGTTTCATCCCGAAGTGGTTCACACCGAATGCGGGACTGATATATTAAATAATTTTTTGTTTAAAATATCAGGCGTTAAAGGCGACTGGGAACTGGAAGATTTTATATCCGACAAAGTAGGAGAAATCAGGAAAAAAACCGGCGGGGCAAAAGCTATATGTGCTCTTTCGGGAGGAGTCGATTCTACGGTAGCGGCGGTTATTACCAACAGGGCTATAGGCGGCAACCTTAAATGCATATTTGTCGACAACGGACTTTTAAGAGAATCGGAAGCGAAATCTGTTATGAAGTATTATAAGGAAAATCTTAGCCTTAACGTAAAATCAGTCAACGCTTCTGCTTTATTCTTAAAGGAACTTAAAGGGGTGACCGATCCTGAAAGAAAACGTAAAATTATCGGCAGGCTTTTTATAAAAATATTCGAAAAAGAAGCTAAAAAGATTAAAGGCGTGAATTTTTTGGTGCAGGGAACGCTTTATCCGGACGTAATAGAATCCGTTAAAGTTTTCGGCGCCTCAAGCGTAATAAAAAGCCATCACAACGTCGGAGGTCTTCCAAAAAAATTAAATCTAAAATTAATAGAACCCTTAAGGGAATTATTTAAAGACGAGGTCCGCGTTATAGGAAAAAAATTAGGAATTCCGGAAGAAATAATAAACAGGCAGCCGTTTCCCGGTCCAGGATTAGCAATAAGAATAATAGGGGCGGTGGATAAAAAAAATCTCGATATTTTAAGGAAAGCCGATGCTATAGTTACTCAGGAAATAAAAGCGGCGGGATTATACGATAAAATATGGCAGTCTTTTCCGGTGCTAGTGCCGGTAAAAACTGTAGGCGTAATGGGCGATAAAAGGAGTTATGAATCGGTAGTGGCTCTTCGCGCCGTGACTTCCGTGGACGGAATGACCGCCGATTTTGCAAAATTAGATTACGATATATTAAGAACATGTTCTTCAAGGATAATTTCGGAAATTAAAGGGGTTAACAGGGTGGTTTACGATATTACTTCAAAACCGCCTTCGACTATAGAATGGGAATAA